Proteins encoded by one window of Lycium barbarum isolate Lr01 chromosome 11, ASM1917538v2, whole genome shotgun sequence:
- the LOC132617071 gene encoding uncharacterized protein At4g15545-like yields the protein MSESSSTESSRGTGPDFNLPDEILSVIPTDPYDQLDLARKITSMAIASRVTNLESEMGRLRQKLNDKDRVILNLEDKVSQLEQACHATELRLNITLQDNMKLSKERDNLAFTAKKLGRDLAKLETFKRQLVQSLSDEDSSQAETVDIGTYDQSVHKSYPVKAEVNGYTVHHSFSGSMDGRGSNGDASKQALQRFSSPYITPRLTPTDTPKITSASVSPRRYSAAVSPQTTSGSNSPTIPQFQRRVSMSSFYPSSQQSSAANSPPRARPKPAQTPRADGKEFFRQARSRLSYEQFSAFLANIKELNAQKQSREETLKKAEEIFGTDNKDLYLSFQGMLNRGVR from the exons ATGTCAGAAAGCAGCAGCACAGAAAGCAGTCGGGGCACCGGGCCGGACTTTAACCTACCCGATGAAATACTTTCAGTTATCCCAACAGACCCATACGACCAATTGGACCTTGCCCGCAAAATCACATCTATGGCCATCGCTTCTCGGGTCACAAATCTAGAGTCCGAAATGGGTAGGCTCCGACAAAAGCTTAACGACAAAGATCGTGTCATCCTTAATCTTGAGGATAAGGTTTCTCAGCTTGAACAAGCGTGTCACGCGACTGAATTGCGATTGAACATCACTCTCCAAGATAAT ATGAAACTGTCGAAGGAGAGAGATAATTTGGCTTTTACAGCAAAGAAGCTTGGTCGTGACTTAGCAAAG TTGGAGACCTTTAAAAGGCAATTGGTGCAGTCTTTGAGTGATGAGGACTCATCT CAAGCCGAAACTGTTGATATTGGGACTTATGATCAATCTGTTCACAAGTCATATCCTGTAAAAG CGGAGGTGAATGGCTACACAGTGCATCATTCGTTCAGTGGGTCTATGGACGGCAGAGGAAGTAATGGCGATG CCTCAAAGCAAGCTTTGCAAAGATTTTCCAGTCCTTACATAACACCACGGCTTACTCCAACTGACACACCAAAAATAACTTCCGCCAGTGTATCCCCGAGAAGATATTCTGCTGCAGTATCTCCTCAGACGACATCTGGCAGCAACTCTCCAACAATCCCGCAATTTCAACGCCGAGTTTCAATGTCATCATTCTATCCTTCGAGTCAACAGTCCTCAGCAGCTAACTCTCCTCCAAGGGCACGGCCAAAACCAG CTCAAACTCCTCGAGCAGATGGAAAGGAGTTCTTCCGTCAAGCCAG GAGTCGTCTGTCATATGAGCAGTTCAGTGCGTTTCTGGCAAACATAAAGGAATTAAATGCTCAAAAGCAATCTCGTGAG GAAACTCTGAAAAAGGCAGAAGAGATTTTTGGAACGGATAACAAAGATCTCTACCTATCATTCCAAGGGATGCTTAACCGCGGTGTTCGTTAA
- the LOC132617258 gene encoding zinc finger protein CONSTANS-LIKE 5 translates to MAFTPHEYYGHCLFSNEFINSSLINNPLPGANNTSTLPICTSSQANLVTPSSLYDHNNEQLLNINSLAHDHYVPPSISMMPWFPERLGVSDMTVPVLLPALSNSSDYSFNSTTHHQVYGVDNNNNNNNNGCRGQHEGTCESSDETTDHGFESNFWSRCSLTTSNNWGARRETSPKIKEAPAMKIGRYSEEERKDRILRYLKKRNQRNFNKTIKYACRKTLADKRVRVRGRFAKNNEACEDDVLMKGNVNFHGDKDVCYDNHLIQMKHGDHYNEENWLEEAIITNLMYNIPYIGSSYDGGMSVERFMS, encoded by the exons atgGCTTTCACTCCTCATGAATACTACGGTCACTGCCTCTTTTCCAATGAATTCATCAATTCTTCTCTTATTAATAATCCTCTCCCAGGCGCAAATAATACTAGCACCTTACCAATTTGCACGTCTTCACAAGCAAATTTAGTAACCCCCAGCTCTCTTTATGATCACAATAATGAGCAGCTACTCAATATTAATTCACTGGCTCATGATCATTATGTGCCACCATCAATTTCAATGATGCCATGGTTCCCGGAGAGGTTAGGGGTTTCGGACATGACGGTGCCGGTGCTACTACCTGCGTTGTCTAATTCGAGCGACTATTCTTTTAATAGTACTACTCATCATCAGGTTTATGGGGtcgacaataacaacaacaacaacaataatggatGCCGCGGCCAACACGAGGGTACTTGTGAATCTTCGGATGAAACTACTGACCATGGATTTGAGTCGAACTTCTGGTCCCGTTGTTCTCTCACTACCTCCAACAATTGG GGGGCTCGAAGGGAAACAAGTCCAAAAATCAAAGAAGCACCGGCGATGAAGATCGGCAGGTATTCGGAAGAGGAGAGAAAGGACAGAATTCTCCGATATCTGAAGAAAAGAAATCAGAGGAATTTCAACAAAACTATTAag TATGCTTGTCGCAAAACATTAGCAGACAAACGTGTTCGAGTTCGTGGAAGATTTGCTAAGAATAATGAAGCCTGCGAAGATGATGTCCTCATGAAGGGGAATGTTAATTTTCATGGAGACAAGGATGTTTGCTACGATAATCATTTAATCCAG ATGAAACATGGTGATCATTACAATGAGGAGAATTGGTTAGAAGAGGCAATTATCACAAATCTTATGTATAATATACCTTATATAGGCAGCTCCTATGATGGAGGAATGTCAGTCGAACGTTTCATGAGCTGA